From the genome of Psychroserpens ponticola, one region includes:
- a CDS encoding DUF7619 domain-containing protein gives MKSFLLSFLFLITFLIGNAQIIDIPDANFKNGLLNYVPVIDTNSDGEIQISEAELITELYFQDIEYINSLEGLESFVNLIDFTMGNINNYSTTLIIENLPNLTSVNFFSSVSSIALINLPNLKELAMGNTNSQYYSFEELISNCNCVDLEVLILDYNHITSIDVSSFVNLEYFVCSHNYELTSLDVSQNINLTTLDLSLSEGLQYLNIKNGSAENLIIDEYHSALEYICVDDDEVAYVRNLVENSGLTNCFVNSYCTFNSGGVTYALEGGSLLDIDTNGCDINDIQFPNMMFNISNNTNSGSFIANASGDYSFALPDGVHTLVPQIENPDYFSISPTSLVVDFPTDASPYNQDFCVISNGTFNDLEVVIVPVSQVIPGFDSHYKIIYKNKGNTLISGSVEFDYSLNADVVQFLSATPTNDSETNNILSWNFTDLSPFETRGIEVSFNLNTPTDPDFPLNSGDDLGYVANIFPLIDDETPSDNEFELKQIVVNSYDPNDIRCLEGEIIAPEEVGKYVHYLIRFENLGTANAINVVVNNRIDATKFDINTLVPLNGSHDYYTRINPDNDVEFIFENIQLPFDDANNDGYVVYKIKTLSTLVLGDEFANQAEIYFDFNAPVITNAYITEVAEDNLSTSDFSLSTIKVYPNPVADILTIEAEFEINTLHVYDIEGRRVLENYKSNSNQISMSSLETGIYFVKVFSDSKIKTLKVIKN, from the coding sequence ATGAAGTCTTTTCTACTCTCGTTCTTATTTCTAATAACCTTTTTAATTGGGAATGCTCAAATTATTGATATTCCTGATGCTAATTTTAAGAATGGATTATTAAACTATGTGCCAGTAATTGATACAAATAGTGATGGTGAAATACAGATTAGTGAAGCCGAACTAATAACTGAATTATATTTTCAAGATATAGAGTATATTAATTCACTTGAAGGTTTAGAAAGTTTTGTAAACCTTATTGATTTTACTATGGGAAATATTAATAATTATTCAACTACTTTAATTATTGAAAATTTACCAAATTTGACTTCAGTTAATTTTTTTAGTTCTGTATCCTCAATAGCATTAATTAATCTTCCTAATTTAAAAGAATTAGCGATGGGAAATACTAACTCTCAGTATTATAGCTTTGAAGAATTAATAAGCAATTGTAATTGTGTAGATTTGGAAGTTCTTATTCTTGATTATAATCACATTACTTCAATAGATGTTAGTAGTTTTGTTAATTTAGAATATTTTGTTTGTTCTCATAATTATGAATTAACTAGTTTAGATGTGAGTCAGAATATTAATTTAACGACACTAGACCTTTCATTATCTGAAGGTTTACAATATTTAAACATTAAAAATGGTTCAGCAGAGAACCTTATTATTGATGAATACCACAGTGCTCTTGAATATATATGTGTCGATGATGATGAAGTAGCTTATGTGCGAAATTTGGTAGAAAATTCAGGTTTAACCAATTGTTTTGTTAATTCTTATTGTACTTTTAATTCAGGTGGAGTTACTTATGCTTTAGAAGGTGGAAGTTTGTTAGATATTGACACTAATGGTTGTGATATAAATGATATTCAGTTTCCAAATATGATGTTCAATATTTCTAACAACACAAATTCTGGTAGCTTTATTGCTAATGCTTCTGGAGATTATTCATTTGCTTTACCAGATGGAGTTCATACTCTAGTACCACAAATAGAAAATCCAGATTATTTTTCAATTTCTCCAACGAGCTTAGTTGTCGACTTTCCAACTGATGCAAGTCCGTACAATCAAGATTTTTGTGTAATTTCAAATGGAACTTTTAATGACTTAGAAGTTGTTATTGTTCCTGTAAGTCAGGTTATTCCTGGATTTGATTCTCATTATAAGATTATTTATAAAAACAAAGGAAACACACTCATATCAGGTTCAGTAGAGTTTGATTATAGTTTGAATGCTGATGTCGTTCAGTTTTTATCAGCAACACCAACTAACGATAGTGAAACCAATAATATTTTATCTTGGAATTTTACAGATTTATCGCCTTTTGAAACTAGAGGAATTGAAGTGTCCTTTAATTTAAACACACCAACAGATCCAGATTTTCCACTAAATAGTGGAGATGACTTAGGTTATGTAGCTAACATATTTCCTTTAATCGATGATGAAACTCCAAGTGATAATGAATTTGAACTAAAACAGATTGTAGTTAATTCGTATGATCCAAATGATATTAGATGTTTAGAAGGCGAAATAATTGCACCAGAAGAGGTTGGTAAATATGTACATTATCTCATTCGTTTTGAGAACTTAGGAACAGCAAATGCAATCAATGTTGTTGTGAATAATAGGATTGATGCTACAAAATTTGATATCAATACCTTGGTTCCTTTAAATGGAAGCCATGATTATTATACCAGAATTAATCCAGATAACGATGTTGAATTTATATTTGAAAATATACAATTACCATTTGATGATGCTAACAACGATGGTTATGTAGTTTATAAAATAAAAACTTTAAGCACATTGGTATTAGGCGATGAATTTGCTAATCAAGCAGAAATTTATTTTGATTTTAATGCACCAGTAATTACAAACGCTTATATAACAGAAGTCGCTGAAGATAATTTGAGCACTTCAGATTTTAGTTTATCAACTATTAAAGTGTATCCAAATCCAGTAGCAGATATCTTAACCATAGAAGCAGAATTTGAAATTAATACTCTACATGTGTATGATATTGAAGGACGAAGAGTCTTAGAAAACTACAAAAGCAATAGTAATCAAATAAGCATGAGCTCTCTTGAAACCGGAATTTACTTTGTAAAGGTGTTTTCAGATTCTAAAATAAAAACCTTAAAAGTTATTAAGAATTAG
- a CDS encoding DUF4442 domain-containing protein: MNLSPRKLNAFLSFKLPAAFICGVRTKSISDTTCVVSVKHRWINQNPFNSMFWAVQGMAAELTTGALVMSKVQSNGTKMSMLVTSNNATYSKKATGRIQFTCNQGKAIDDLIIKAIETGEGQSIVLNSKGVNQEGVQVSDFNFEWSIKVRS, from the coding sequence ATGAACCTTTCACCAAGAAAATTAAATGCTTTTTTATCTTTTAAACTGCCAGCAGCATTCATTTGTGGTGTTCGTACAAAATCTATATCTGATACAACTTGTGTCGTTTCCGTAAAGCATAGATGGATCAATCAAAATCCGTTTAATTCTATGTTTTGGGCTGTTCAAGGTATGGCAGCTGAACTCACCACAGGAGCTTTAGTCATGTCTAAAGTTCAATCTAATGGAACGAAAATGTCAATGCTAGTTACAAGTAATAATGCAACATATAGCAAAAAAGCAACAGGACGAATCCAATTTACCTGCAATCAAGGTAAGGCTATCGATGATTTAATAATTAAGGCCATTGAAACAGGAGAAGGACAATCGATAGTACTAAACTCAAAAGGTGTTAATCAAGAAGGAGTTCAAGTGTCTGATTTTAATTTTGAATGGTCTATTAAAGTTAGATCGTAA
- a CDS encoding nuclear transport factor 2 family protein, with protein sequence MNKSICILLSIFGILTNLNAQVATNSEVYKTLKANDSLIFERAFNNCEIQYLKQLIAEDFEFYHDIAGITSSKEKFIQTMYEGICNPNNTTKSTRELVEGSLEVFLLKKNGELYGALQNGIHKFYETTNGNKRPGSTAKFSHLWIIENGKWILKRVISFDHNM encoded by the coding sequence ATGAATAAATCAATATGTATCCTGTTAAGTATCTTCGGAATTTTAACCAACCTAAATGCTCAAGTAGCAACAAATTCCGAAGTATACAAAACACTAAAAGCTAATGATAGTTTAATTTTTGAACGTGCTTTTAACAATTGCGAAATTCAATATCTCAAACAATTAATTGCTGAAGACTTTGAATTCTATCATGACATCGCTGGAATTACCAGTTCAAAAGAAAAATTCATTCAAACCATGTATGAAGGCATTTGCAACCCAAATAATACAACGAAATCTACCAGAGAATTAGTTGAAGGAAGTTTAGAAGTTTTCTTATTAAAAAAGAATGGAGAACTATATGGTGCTTTGCAAAATGGGATTCATAAGTTTTATGAAACAACCAACGGAAATAAAAGACCTGGTAGCACTGCAAAGTTTTCTCATTTATGGATTATCGAAAACGGAAAATGGATCCTTAAACGTGTGATAAGTTTTGATCATAACATGTAA
- a CDS encoding RNA polymerase sigma factor, with product MPKDQHNICHSKTFEALYKAHAKEIRRFIFFKTQDIDKAEDLLQDTFIKLWDNCSKVSYEKAKSYLYTVATNAFLNTIKHEKVVRKHKSSISSHHNNESPEFIMLEKEFMDKLQRTIDSLPEKQREVFLLNRIEKKKYREIAEQLDISVKAVEKRMHSALLVLREQIGNV from the coding sequence ATGCCTAAAGATCAACATAATATTTGTCATTCTAAAACTTTTGAAGCGCTATACAAGGCACATGCAAAAGAGATTAGACGTTTTATTTTTTTTAAAACTCAAGATATTGATAAGGCTGAAGATCTTTTACAAGATACTTTTATAAAACTATGGGATAATTGTAGTAAAGTGAGTTATGAAAAAGCAAAAAGCTATCTGTATACTGTAGCAACTAATGCCTTTTTAAATACGATAAAGCACGAAAAAGTGGTGCGAAAACATAAATCGAGTATTTCTAGTCATCATAATAATGAATCTCCAGAGTTTATTATGTTAGAGAAAGAGTTTATGGACAAACTACAGAGAACTATTGATTCGCTTCCAGAAAAACAGAGAGAAGTATTTTTACTCAATAGAATTGAAAAAAAGAAATATAGAGAGATTGCAGAACAACTAGATATTTCAGTAAAAGCAGTAGAAAAACGAATGCATTCTGCCTTATTAGTTTTGAGAGAACAAATAGGGAATGTTTAA
- a CDS encoding TIGR00266 family protein yields MTSHEIDYRIYGEEMQFVEIELDPQEGVVAEAGSFMMMDEGIKMETIFGDGSQKDTGFLGKILGAGKRILTGESLFMTAFYNDLTGKRNVSFASPYPGKIIPIDLTEFRGKFICQKDAFLCAAKGVSVGIEFSKKLGRGLFGGEGFIMQKLEGDGMAFVHAGGTMAKKVLQAGETMKVDTGCLVGFTQGVDYDIEFVGGIKNTVFGGEGLFFAKLQGPGTVYIQSLPFSRLAGRVLASAPISGGSSKGEGSILGGLGDLLDGDNKF; encoded by the coding sequence ATGACATCACACGAAATAGATTACAGAATTTACGGAGAAGAAATGCAATTCGTAGAAATAGAATTAGATCCTCAAGAAGGCGTAGTAGCCGAAGCAGGAAGTTTTATGATGATGGATGAAGGCATCAAAATGGAAACCATTTTTGGAGATGGTTCTCAAAAAGACACAGGTTTCTTAGGTAAAATATTAGGCGCAGGAAAACGCATCTTAACAGGTGAGAGTTTATTTATGACAGCCTTTTATAATGACTTAACTGGGAAACGTAATGTATCGTTTGCATCGCCTTATCCTGGAAAAATAATTCCTATCGATTTAACTGAATTTAGAGGAAAGTTCATTTGCCAAAAGGATGCGTTTCTTTGCGCAGCTAAAGGCGTAAGTGTAGGCATTGAGTTTTCGAAAAAATTAGGACGCGGACTTTTTGGAGGCGAAGGTTTTATTATGCAAAAGTTAGAAGGTGATGGTATGGCATTTGTTCATGCTGGAGGAACTATGGCTAAAAAAGTATTGCAAGCTGGAGAAACGATGAAAGTTGACACAGGTTGTCTCGTTGGTTTTACACAAGGTGTCGATTACGACATCGAATTTGTTGGAGGTATTAAGAATACTGTTTTTGGTGGTGAAGGTTTGTTCTTTGCAAAATTACAAGGACCAGGAACAGTTTACATACAATCTTTACCATTTAGTAGATTGGCTGGACGTGTTTTAGCATCTGCTCCAATAAGTGGTGGAAGCAGTAAAGGAGAAGGTAGTATTCTTGGTGGTTTAGGCGATTTATTAGATGGTGATAATAAGTTTTAA
- a CDS encoding DUF4870 domain-containing protein, with protein MEDNHQKNIATFIHLSTFSRFIIPFGNFIGPIILWMANKEKSEFVDNHGKQAINFQISILLYALVIGLLSVPFFIFNIFNSFDFIDIDPFDGVHFNLTEPSPLLYIGGGLGALAILAFILELVFIVIASLKARDGEDYHYPLTINFLK; from the coding sequence ATGGAAGACAATCATCAAAAAAATATTGCAACATTCATTCATTTATCAACCTTTAGTAGGTTTATTATCCCGTTTGGAAACTTTATTGGCCCAATCATATTATGGATGGCAAACAAAGAAAAATCTGAGTTTGTAGATAATCATGGAAAACAAGCCATCAATTTTCAAATTAGCATTTTGCTATATGCTCTTGTAATAGGATTGCTCTCCGTTCCGTTTTTCATTTTTAACATTTTTAATTCATTCGATTTTATTGATATCGATCCTTTTGATGGTGTTCATTTCAATTTAACAGAGCCTTCACCTCTATTATATATTGGTGGTGGATTAGGAGCTTTAGCCATTTTAGCATTTATTCTTGAATTAGTATTTATCGTAATAGCGAGTTTAAAAGCAAGAGATGGAGAAGATTACCACTATCCATTAACCATCAATTTTTTAAAATAG
- a CDS encoding Dps family protein, giving the protein MTLNSIGLDTKKTKSIAGDLNHLLANFQIYYQNLRGIHWNIKGKRFFDLHVKFEELYTDANIKVDEIAERILTLGETPLHTFEDYSKAAQVPVGKNISEDEKAVQLIVASLSELLKFERQILEISGDASDEGTASMMSDFITEQEKTVWMMKAWLGESV; this is encoded by the coding sequence ATGACGTTAAATAGTATAGGATTAGATACAAAAAAAACGAAATCAATCGCAGGAGATTTAAATCACTTGCTAGCCAATTTTCAAATTTATTATCAAAACTTGAGAGGTATACATTGGAACATAAAGGGTAAACGCTTTTTTGATTTGCATGTTAAATTTGAAGAGTTATATACAGATGCAAATATTAAAGTAGACGAAATTGCAGAACGTATTTTGACATTAGGAGAAACACCTTTGCATACATTTGAAGACTATTCAAAAGCAGCCCAAGTACCAGTTGGTAAGAATATTTCAGAAGATGAAAAAGCAGTTCAATTAATTGTTGCTTCTTTATCTGAACTATTAAAATTTGAGCGTCAGATTTTGGAGATTTCTGGTGACGCAAGTGATGAAGGAACAGCTTCTATGATGAGTGATTTTATAACCGAACAAGAAAAAACAGTTTGGATGATGAAAGCTTGGTTAGGTGAAAGTGTATAA
- a CDS encoding PspC domain-containing protein, which produces MNKTVNINLAGIFFHIDEDAYLKLQRYLEAIKRSFTDSQGQSEIISDIEHRIAELFNERVQNEKQVIRIKEVDDVITIMGQPEDYLVDDEIFEDEPKTSYHRNSRSNSSSSKKFYRDTDNSYVGGVSSGLAHYFGIDPIWIRIIWIVLIFGAGTGVLLYILLWVLVPEAKTTSEKITMTGAPVNISNIEKKIKDGFDSVSQSVSDTVKNVDLPKQGQKIKSSSKSFFDTIGDIIMFFFKVFAKFIGIILIIVGAATLISLLIFCMSLGAIDIIHFPGLDIFEAANAANTPVWLISLIALFAIGVPFFFVFYLGLKILINNLKSIGNVAKFTLLGLWLMAIIGSIVIGVRQASEHAYDATVTTKEQLDIKASDTLTLAVVGNTLYSKQFGRHSNVFRPVYDDNDNKLIYSTDVRLIVRSTKDSLASIHIEKTAEGRNYKEAKLRSQEIDYSYDIKNNRLELDGFLTTAFENKFRDQEIEVTLYLPEGTILYAEENTYSYHRNSSYYNDILDNGMENQYLEITNNGVKCLDCPIDDEFKVKVDIDDDETGLRIDEDGIEIKTEGTRLKIDEDGIDAKSVNVKVNIGEDGIEITSEDN; this is translated from the coding sequence ATGAATAAGACAGTCAACATAAATTTAGCAGGTATATTCTTTCACATAGACGAAGATGCATACTTAAAATTACAGCGCTATCTTGAGGCTATAAAACGTTCATTTACAGACTCTCAAGGTCAATCAGAAATCATATCAGATATTGAACATCGAATCGCAGAATTATTTAATGAACGTGTTCAGAACGAAAAGCAAGTGATTCGAATTAAAGAAGTCGATGATGTAATCACTATTATGGGACAACCAGAAGACTATTTGGTAGATGATGAAATTTTTGAAGATGAACCAAAAACATCTTACCATAGAAATTCAAGATCAAATTCAAGTTCTTCAAAAAAATTCTATCGCGATACAGACAATTCCTATGTAGGAGGTGTATCATCTGGATTAGCGCACTATTTTGGAATTGATCCTATATGGATTCGTATCATCTGGATTGTACTAATCTTTGGTGCAGGTACTGGTGTTTTACTATATATTCTATTATGGGTTTTAGTCCCTGAAGCAAAAACAACTTCAGAAAAAATAACCATGACTGGAGCACCTGTTAACATTAGCAACATCGAAAAAAAAATTAAAGATGGCTTTGACAGTGTCTCTCAATCCGTTTCAGATACAGTCAAAAATGTAGATTTACCCAAGCAAGGACAGAAAATCAAATCCTCATCAAAATCATTTTTTGATACCATTGGTGACATCATTATGTTTTTCTTTAAAGTATTTGCAAAATTTATTGGCATCATTTTAATTATCGTAGGTGCTGCAACATTAATATCGCTATTAATATTTTGCATGAGTTTAGGAGCTATTGATATCATTCATTTTCCAGGACTTGACATTTTTGAAGCAGCAAATGCAGCAAACACACCAGTTTGGTTAATATCATTAATTGCACTTTTCGCAATTGGTGTCCCTTTCTTCTTTGTGTTTTATTTGGGATTAAAAATTCTAATTAACAACTTAAAGTCTATTGGTAATGTGGCTAAATTCACACTTCTAGGCTTATGGCTTATGGCTATCATAGGAAGTATTGTTATTGGAGTAAGACAAGCTAGCGAACATGCTTACGATGCAACTGTTACTACAAAAGAGCAACTCGATATTAAAGCTAGTGACACTCTAACACTTGCAGTTGTTGGCAATACGCTTTATAGTAAGCAATTTGGAAGGCATAGTAATGTATTTAGACCCGTTTACGACGACAATGATAATAAGTTGATATACTCAACAGATGTGAGATTAATTGTTCGTTCAACAAAAGATTCTCTAGCGTCAATACACATTGAAAAAACAGCTGAAGGTAGAAATTACAAAGAAGCTAAATTAAGATCTCAAGAAATTGATTACAGCTATGACATTAAAAATAATAGGCTTGAATTAGATGGATTTTTAACGACAGCCTTTGAAAACAAATTTAGAGATCAAGAAATAGAAGTCACGCTTTATCTGCCAGAAGGCACAATACTATATGCTGAAGAAAACACCTATTCATATCATAGAAACTCAAGTTACTACAATGATATTTTAGATAATGGTATGGAAAATCAATATTTAGAAATCACCAATAATGGTGTTAAATGTTTAGACTGCCCTATCGACGACGAATTTAAAGTAAAAGTAGATATTGATGACGATGAAACTGGACTTAGAATAGATGAAGATGGTATCGAAATCAAAACAGAAGGCACTAGACTAAAAATTGACGAAGATGGTATTGATGCAAAATCTGTAAATGTAAAAGTTAATATTGGTGAAGATGGTATTGAAATCACATCAGAAGATAATTAA
- a CDS encoding LysR substrate-binding domain-containing protein, whose amino-acid sequence MTITQLNYVLAIAEHKNFTKAAEKCFVTQPTLSTQIQKLEDELDILIFDRSKKPIELTDVGRKIVHQAKNIVDESERIQDIVDQQKGFIGGEFRLGIIPTVMPTLLPMFLKAFIKKYPKVKLKIEELTTEEIITRINDGHLDAAIAATPLVLESIKERVLYYEPFVGYIPNDHRLKDKKKIDVSDLDINDMLLLEDGHCFRDGVINLCKAFKTHQDDQFQLESGSIETLIKLSNEGLGMTLLPYLNTMDLNEKMSKQLHHFNEPTPAREVSIIYHKNELKMQIIDALHDVISGIIRGAIAFHNVEIISPLSK is encoded by the coding sequence ATGACAATTACACAATTGAACTATGTTCTAGCCATTGCTGAACATAAAAACTTTACCAAAGCTGCAGAGAAATGCTTTGTCACACAACCGACTTTAAGCACACAAATACAAAAATTAGAAGACGAACTAGATATTTTAATTTTTGATAGAAGTAAAAAACCAATTGAACTTACAGATGTTGGAAGAAAAATTGTACATCAGGCTAAAAATATTGTTGACGAGTCTGAACGAATTCAAGATATTGTAGACCAACAAAAAGGATTTATTGGTGGTGAGTTTAGACTAGGTATTATTCCAACAGTAATGCCAACATTATTGCCTATGTTTTTAAAAGCATTCATCAAAAAATATCCTAAGGTGAAGCTTAAAATTGAAGAACTCACTACAGAAGAAATCATAACCAGAATTAATGATGGACATTTAGATGCTGCAATAGCTGCTACTCCTTTAGTTTTAGAAAGCATTAAAGAACGCGTTTTATATTACGAACCTTTTGTAGGCTACATACCTAATGATCATCGTTTAAAGGATAAAAAAAAGATAGATGTATCAGATTTAGACATCAATGATATGCTTCTATTAGAAGATGGTCATTGCTTTAGAGATGGTGTTATCAATTTATGTAAAGCGTTTAAAACACATCAAGATGACCAATTTCAATTAGAAAGTGGCAGTATAGAAACTTTGATAAAATTATCAAATGAAGGATTAGGAATGACGCTACTTCCTTATCTAAATACTATGGACTTAAATGAAAAGATGTCAAAACAACTTCATCATTTTAACGAACCTACTCCAGCCAGAGAGGTCAGTATCATTTATCATAAAAATGAGCTTAAAATGCAGATTATTGATGCTTTACACGATGTCATTTCAGGTATTATAAGAGGAGCAATAGCATTTCATAATGTAGAAATCATAAGTCCTTTATCAAAATAA
- a CDS encoding head GIN domain-containing protein, with translation MTTLTKIIVTTLLAVLLTSCNFDFNMGVKGNGNVTSTDRAINENFNAIEVSRGLDVYLTQSDSENIRVQADENLQEIIVVKVENGVLNIYADENISSASSKKVMVNFKNIERISTSSGSDVISTSIITADELEIYTSSGSDVELEVDVERLICESSSGSDIKLSGTTNIFRADASSGSDIKAAKLKAQKTKAQANSGADITVNTSKELTASANSGGDIKYYGNPEKVEKNDGPSGSISKR, from the coding sequence ATGACAACACTAACAAAAATTATCGTAACAACACTACTAGCTGTGCTCCTTACATCTTGTAATTTCGATTTCAATATGGGAGTTAAAGGCAACGGAAATGTGACCTCTACAGATAGAGCAATAAATGAGAATTTTAATGCTATAGAAGTTAGTAGAGGACTAGACGTTTATTTAACACAAAGTGATTCAGAAAATATTAGAGTTCAAGCTGATGAAAACCTACAAGAAATTATTGTAGTTAAAGTAGAAAATGGTGTTTTAAACATTTATGCAGATGAAAATATAAGTTCTGCCTCTTCAAAAAAAGTAATGGTCAATTTTAAAAATATTGAAAGAATATCAACTTCTAGTGGAAGTGACGTCATCTCTACTTCTATTATAACTGCTGATGAACTTGAAATCTATACCTCTAGCGGAAGTGATGTTGAACTTGAAGTAGATGTAGAGCGTCTAATTTGCGAATCGTCTAGTGGAAGTGATATAAAACTATCTGGAACAACAAATATATTTAGAGCAGATGCTTCTAGTGGAAGCGATATAAAAGCAGCTAAACTTAAAGCTCAAAAAACAAAGGCTCAAGCAAATAGTGGAGCAGATATAACCGTAAATACCTCAAAAGAATTAACAGCAAGTGCTAACAGTGGAGGCGATATCAAATATTATGGCAATCCTGAAAAAGTAGAAAAAAACGATGGTCCGTCTGGAAGTATCAGCAAACGATAA
- a CDS encoding PadR family transcriptional regulator, giving the protein MKIENTKAQMRKGVLEYCILSVLKDEDAYVAEILGTLKDAKLLVVEGTIYPLLTRLKNAGLLNYRWEESTSGPPRKYYGLTETGQLFLKELTITWNELQNAVNIVTREKTKQ; this is encoded by the coding sequence ATGAAAATAGAAAACACAAAAGCACAAATGCGAAAAGGTGTCCTTGAGTATTGCATATTATCGGTCTTAAAAGATGAAGACGCTTATGTTGCAGAAATCTTAGGCACACTAAAAGACGCAAAACTGCTTGTTGTAGAAGGCACAATATACCCACTACTAACAAGGCTTAAAAATGCTGGATTACTCAATTATCGTTGGGAAGAATCCACTTCTGGACCTCCAAGAAAGTACTATGGTCTTACAGAAACAGGTCAGTTATTTCTAAAAGAATTAACAATAACCTGGAACGAATTACAAAATGCAGTTAATATAGTAACCAGAGAAAAAACAAAACAATAA